In Deltaproteobacteria bacterium, a genomic segment contains:
- a CDS encoding rhomboid family intramembrane serine protease encodes MRRHVVIGPDTKLVRMGGRLPRGALVLLCVQIGLFLLYAFGDGPAWVKRTLVQSADQVLRDHRVWQPLSALWLHVEGQTQALLFNMLVLWVFGSALERWWGTRRFLVFWITCGVVGLLAALVVGVAFPKQLIAGSGGSTMGMVLAFALLFPNHLAFFYGVLPLRAKWTAVILGAFLVIGNALARAYLELALGAGGALAALLFFFVPRWLGPRGRRKPPKPGHLTVLPGGRKDEPKLWN; translated from the coding sequence ATGCGGCGGCACGTCGTCATCGGGCCGGATACCAAGCTCGTGCGCATGGGCGGGCGCCTGCCGCGTGGCGCGCTCGTGCTGCTGTGTGTGCAGATCGGCCTCTTCCTCCTTTACGCCTTCGGGGACGGACCGGCGTGGGTCAAGCGCACGCTCGTGCAGAGCGCCGATCAGGTCCTGCGCGACCACCGCGTCTGGCAGCCACTCTCGGCCCTGTGGCTCCACGTCGAGGGGCAGACCCAGGCCCTCCTCTTCAACATGCTGGTCCTCTGGGTCTTCGGCAGCGCCCTCGAACGCTGGTGGGGCACGCGCCGCTTCCTCGTCTTCTGGATCACCTGCGGCGTGGTCGGGCTTCTCGCCGCGCTGGTCGTGGGCGTCGCCTTCCCGAAACAGCTCATAGCGGGCTCCGGCGGCTCGACCATGGGGATGGTGCTCGCCTTCGCGCTGCTCTTCCCGAACCACCTGGCGTTCTTCTACGGCGTGCTTCCGCTGCGCGCGAAGTGGACCGCGGTCATCCTCGGCGCCTTCCTCGTGATCGGTAACGCGCTCGCGCGGGCGTACCTGGAGCTCGCCCTCGGTGCGGGTGGGGCGCTGGCCGCGCTGCTCTTCTTTTTCGTGCCGAGGTGGCTCGGCCCGCGGGGGCGCCGCAAGCCGCCGAAGCCGGGGCATCTCACCGTGCTCCCCGGCGGGCGCAAGGACGAGCCGAAGCTCTGGAACTGA
- a CDS encoding site-2 protease family protein: MSYLLAIGGLAVLIVIHELGHMMVARWSGMRVDKFSIFFGPPLLKWRGKETTYQLAVVPVGGYVQIAGMNPHEQLPPDDPGSYQNKSALARFATVFAGPAVNYLFAILLMVVVMLAWGIPRWQLTVDKVEPKAPAATAGMRSGDLIEAIAGHPVTGVEEVLAAIGGSSGQPLVVKLKRAGQPVSLKVTPMKDGGGYRIGIGFGRKLSFGSVGAGNGVLLALYYPFAESKKILAGLGRLVTGKVSAKQVGGPLEIVRQLKMSFEDSFAMALIFLAMLNVYLGLFNLLPLPALDGGRLVFLAYTILFRRPVNQRFENAVHTAGFLLLLGLLVLVTYRDIARIFQ, from the coding sequence ATGTCCTATTTGCTAGCCATCGGTGGTCTCGCCGTCCTGATCGTCATTCACGAGCTTGGCCACATGATGGTCGCCCGCTGGTCGGGGATGCGCGTGGACAAGTTCAGCATCTTCTTCGGCCCGCCGCTGCTCAAGTGGCGCGGCAAGGAGACGACCTACCAGCTCGCCGTGGTTCCCGTGGGCGGCTACGTGCAGATCGCCGGGATGAACCCCCACGAGCAGCTCCCTCCCGACGATCCCGGCTCGTATCAGAACAAGTCCGCTCTGGCGCGCTTCGCCACCGTCTTCGCGGGGCCGGCGGTGAACTACCTCTTCGCCATCCTGCTCATGGTCGTCGTGATGCTGGCCTGGGGGATCCCGCGCTGGCAGCTCACGGTGGACAAGGTGGAGCCGAAGGCCCCCGCGGCCACCGCCGGCATGCGGTCGGGAGATCTGATCGAGGCGATTGCCGGGCACCCCGTGACCGGCGTGGAGGAGGTCCTGGCGGCGATTGGCGGCAGCAGCGGCCAGCCGCTCGTGGTGAAGCTCAAGCGCGCGGGCCAGCCGGTGAGTCTGAAGGTCACCCCGATGAAGGACGGGGGCGGCTACCGGATCGGCATCGGCTTCGGCCGCAAGCTCTCCTTCGGCAGCGTCGGGGCGGGCAACGGCGTGCTCCTGGCGCTCTACTATCCCTTCGCCGAGTCGAAGAAGATCCTGGCCGGCCTCGGGCGCCTGGTGACCGGGAAGGTGAGCGCGAAGCAGGTGGGCGGTCCGCTCGAGATCGTGCGCCAGCTCAAGATGAGCTTCGAGGACAGCTTCGCCATGGCGCTCATCTTCCTCGCCATGCTGAACGTCTACCTCGGGCTCTTCAACCTGCTGCCGCTCCCCGCGCTCGACGGCGGGCGCCTGGTCTTCCTGGCCTACACCATCCTCTTCCGCCGGCCCGTGAACCAGCGCTTCGAGAACGCCGTGCACACGGCGGGCTTTCTGCTCCTGCTCGGTCTGCTGGTGCTCGTGACCTACCGGGACATTGCGCGCATCTTCCAGTAG
- a CDS encoding branched-chain amino acid aminotransferase, which translates to MELTITPTTAPKPKPPSEAQLGFGRYFTDHMFLYNYTPELGWHQPRIVPYAPLTLDPACVVLHYGQQTFEGLKAYRGVDGGVRLFRHMHHLERLSRSAARLCIPAFDKQAVGDALKQLVLLDRQWIPKSEGCSLYIRPNIIATDAVLGVRPSLGYLLYIILNPVGAYYPEGFNPVKIMVEEEHVRAIAGGVGEAKTGGNYAASLLGQMEAKKRGFTQVLWLDGKEHKYVEEVGTMNIFFVIGDEVITSPLTGSILHGVTRDSVLRILRDWGHHVSERLLSIHEVVAAAENGTLKEVFGTGTAAVVSPVGAFSFRGTMHTVGDGHTGQLSQQLYDYLLGIQYGKVKDPYGWTERIDL; encoded by the coding sequence ATGGAACTGACGATCACGCCCACGACCGCTCCCAAGCCCAAGCCGCCTTCCGAGGCGCAGCTCGGCTTCGGTCGGTACTTCACCGACCACATGTTCCTCTACAACTACACGCCCGAGCTGGGCTGGCATCAGCCGCGCATCGTCCCGTACGCGCCGCTGACCCTCGACCCGGCCTGCGTCGTGCTCCACTACGGCCAGCAGACCTTCGAGGGGCTCAAGGCCTATCGTGGCGTCGACGGCGGAGTACGGCTCTTCCGCCACATGCACCACCTCGAGCGGCTCTCCCGCTCGGCGGCGCGCCTGTGCATCCCGGCCTTCGACAAGCAGGCCGTGGGCGACGCACTGAAGCAGCTCGTGTTGCTCGACCGCCAGTGGATCCCCAAGTCCGAGGGGTGCTCGCTCTACATCCGTCCGAACATCATCGCCACCGACGCGGTGCTCGGCGTCCGGCCCTCGCTCGGCTACCTGCTCTACATCATCCTGAACCCCGTCGGCGCGTACTACCCCGAGGGGTTCAACCCGGTGAAGATCATGGTGGAGGAGGAGCACGTACGGGCCATCGCCGGAGGCGTGGGCGAGGCCAAGACGGGCGGAAACTACGCCGCGAGCCTCCTCGGCCAGATGGAGGCCAAGAAGCGCGGCTTCACGCAGGTGCTGTGGCTCGACGGCAAGGAGCACAAGTACGTCGAGGAAGTCGGGACGATGAACATCTTCTTCGTCATCGGCGACGAGGTGATCACGAGCCCGCTCACGGGCAGCATCCTGCACGGCGTGACACGCGACTCGGTGCTCCGCATCCTGCGCGACTGGGGCCACCACGTGTCGGAGCGCCTGCTCTCGATCCACGAGGTCGTGGCCGCCGCCGAGAACGGCACGCTCAAAGAGGTGTTCGGTACCGGGACCGCTGCGGTGGTCTCCCCCGTCGGAGCCTTCTCCTTCCGCGGCACGATGCACACCGTGGGCGACGGCCACACCGGGCAGCTCTCGCAGCAGCTCTACGACTATCTGCTCGGCATCCAGTACGGCAAGGTGAAGGACCCGTACGGCTGGACCGAGCGCATCGATCTCTGA
- a CDS encoding SH3 domain-containing protein, producing the protein MTCRVLSRSLSFWLPLLALVSPACAPDEGPASERSAQSKVGTFLEITEDARTGVPGRKCFAIEGESSRWSDRLAALQDRDKPEVERRCKLYQNKVVCKLYSVCKGDTVQLLENSSAVLREPYQKVRYMVFSDCGEPFFAEGWLYAWDYAMTPRETGIVLTHRRYGMVLPFVRSDDPALEGAMGGVAWKGLWQSKESLPRWFVPLGAGNAAKVTRGHALRGYSCQNVRARPSSSSRVEDCLPQGHDLEVLARTPAEGGCWYKVRYATRKGTLVQQKQAYVLQAVVRDGADAWEAEPRHLEWERQLYYLAPPPPVLTLPGCTTNEQCPLDEIGHGQFCRKPDGQCGGSGTCVPLPWDCSPIPEGPTVVGCDGRCYADPCYAFIQGVNVQRVQACVAP; encoded by the coding sequence TCCAAGGTCGGGACCTTTCTGGAGATCACCGAGGACGCTCGCACCGGCGTCCCGGGTCGCAAGTGCTTCGCCATCGAGGGGGAGTCGAGCCGGTGGAGCGACCGTCTCGCAGCCCTGCAAGACCGGGACAAGCCGGAGGTGGAGCGCCGCTGCAAGCTCTACCAGAATAAGGTCGTCTGCAAGCTTTACAGCGTATGCAAGGGTGACACGGTCCAGCTGCTCGAGAACTCCTCGGCCGTGCTGCGCGAGCCGTACCAGAAGGTGCGGTACATGGTCTTCTCCGACTGCGGGGAGCCCTTCTTCGCCGAAGGCTGGCTCTACGCGTGGGACTACGCCATGACGCCTCGCGAGACCGGGATCGTGCTGACGCACCGGCGCTACGGGATGGTCCTGCCCTTCGTGCGGAGCGACGACCCCGCCCTCGAAGGGGCCATGGGCGGCGTGGCGTGGAAGGGGCTCTGGCAGTCCAAGGAGAGCCTGCCGCGCTGGTTCGTCCCGCTCGGCGCGGGCAACGCGGCGAAGGTGACGCGTGGGCACGCCCTGCGCGGCTACTCCTGCCAGAACGTGCGCGCCCGCCCGTCGAGCAGCTCGCGCGTAGAGGATTGCCTGCCGCAGGGCCACGATCTCGAGGTGCTGGCGCGGACTCCCGCCGAGGGAGGGTGCTGGTACAAGGTCCGCTACGCGACGCGGAAGGGGACCCTCGTGCAGCAGAAGCAGGCCTACGTGCTCCAGGCCGTGGTGCGCGACGGCGCCGACGCGTGGGAGGCCGAGCCGCGGCACCTCGAGTGGGAACGCCAGCTCTACTACCTGGCTCCGCCGCCGCCGGTGCTCACGCTCCCCGGCTGCACGACCAACGAGCAGTGTCCCCTGGACGAGATCGGGCACGGCCAGTTCTGTCGCAAGCCCGACGGGCAGTGCGGCGGCTCGGGGACCTGCGTCCCGCTCCCGTGGGATTGCTCTCCCATCCCCGAGGGGCCCACGGTGGTGGGCTGCGACGGCCGGTGCTACGCCGACCCGTGCTACGCCTTCATTCAAGGGGTGAACGTCCAGCGCGTGCAGGCCTGCGTCGCGCCCTGA
- a CDS encoding alpha-amylase, whose product MSRPILIYNLFPRLAGHLGQWTAHAERAQRMGFNWLFINPVQYPGFSGSLYAVKDFYRLNPAFIPPGSADPMEDLRRALEVMHGQGLKVMLDLVVNHTSKDCPLIKEHPTWFRRDRDGNPVSPSAIDPADARKVTVWGDLAEVDNAGSGDRAGLWAYWTAMVQFYLELGFDGFRCDAAYKVPPRLWEQLIGAARRLRPGALFAAETLGCRLGEVRALKGVGFDYLFNSSKWWNFDQPWCLEQHTELQSVAPSIAFPESHDTPRLMAESGGLEAVQKQRYAFAAAFSSGVMVPIGYEHCFTRPLHVVHSSPEDWEATGHDLRWFIERINRLKVHHPVLGAEGRWEVVTDLDGPSTVLCKHGGSEDDPVLIVVNKDWRAPQSVPAAPLRRYFRRAPQVLRVFRQQGAPELLPDGPLALEPAEVIYLLG is encoded by the coding sequence ATGAGCAGACCGATCCTGATCTACAACCTCTTCCCTCGGCTCGCCGGTCACCTCGGGCAATGGACCGCCCACGCCGAGCGGGCCCAGCGCATGGGCTTCAACTGGCTCTTCATCAACCCGGTCCAGTACCCGGGCTTCTCGGGGAGCCTGTACGCGGTCAAGGATTTCTATCGGCTCAACCCGGCCTTCATCCCCCCCGGATCGGCCGATCCGATGGAGGATCTGCGCCGCGCGCTCGAGGTCATGCACGGCCAGGGGCTGAAGGTCATGCTGGACCTGGTGGTGAACCACACCTCCAAGGACTGCCCGCTCATCAAGGAGCATCCGACCTGGTTCCGGCGGGACCGCGACGGGAATCCGGTCAGCCCGTCGGCCATCGACCCCGCCGACGCGCGCAAGGTTACTGTCTGGGGCGACCTGGCCGAGGTGGACAACGCCGGCTCGGGGGACCGCGCCGGCCTGTGGGCCTACTGGACGGCCATGGTGCAGTTCTACCTGGAGCTCGGCTTCGACGGCTTCCGCTGCGACGCGGCCTACAAGGTCCCCCCGCGACTCTGGGAGCAGCTCATCGGCGCGGCGCGCCGGCTGCGGCCAGGCGCCCTCTTCGCCGCGGAGACGCTCGGCTGCCGTCTCGGCGAGGTGCGCGCGCTCAAGGGCGTGGGCTTCGACTACCTCTTCAATAGCTCGAAGTGGTGGAACTTCGATCAACCCTGGTGCCTCGAGCAGCACACGGAGCTCCAGAGCGTCGCGCCCTCCATCGCCTTCCCCGAATCGCACGACACGCCGCGACTGATGGCGGAGTCGGGGGGCCTCGAGGCGGTCCAGAAGCAGCGTTATGCCTTCGCCGCCGCATTCTCGTCGGGCGTGATGGTTCCGATCGGCTACGAGCACTGCTTCACCCGGCCGCTCCACGTGGTCCACTCCTCGCCGGAGGACTGGGAGGCCACCGGACACGACCTGCGGTGGTTCATCGAACGTATCAACCGGCTGAAGGTGCACCATCCGGTCCTCGGCGCAGAGGGGCGCTGGGAGGTCGTCACCGACCTCGACGGCCCGAGCACGGTCCTCTGCAAGCACGGAGGGTCCGAAGACGACCCGGTCCTGATCGTCGTCAACAAGGACTGGCGAGCGCCGCAGTCCGTTCCGGCCGCGCCCCTCCGGCGCTACTTCCGGCGTGCCCCACAGGTGCTGCGGGTCTTCCGGCAGCAGGGCGCCCCCGAGCTCCTCCCCGACGGTCCGCTGGCCCTGGAGCCGGCCGAGGTGATCTACCTCCTCGGGTGA
- a CDS encoding histidine phosphatase family protein codes for MRRLLAYLLPLGLFLPACAGVGTPPVIYLARHGQSPWNRVGRVQGDPGLDAVGYVNRAQLWYLLKDEPIAAVYTSGLRRTILTAELVARQHKLPIQPRPVLNEIDTGLLLGMCYAQINPWEMHAGDEKCEVPARGSRPEETLKWLRPLVKDLRGHRLDGKAPLGESYLDMAVRTQKFVDELRAGWQSRPVLVVGHGVVNRILLHQLLGWPLANVSKIRQENDQVYKIEGADTASPTVSLFTPGFGWRRCTPPSQVGQKQLDCNPGPAKAESPRPAPAPATAPAPSAPAPAPAAPGTATP; via the coding sequence ATGCGTCGCCTGCTCGCGTATCTCTTGCCCCTGGGTCTCTTCCTGCCGGCCTGCGCCGGAGTCGGGACCCCGCCGGTGATCTACCTGGCGCGCCACGGCCAGTCCCCCTGGAACCGCGTCGGGCGGGTGCAGGGCGACCCTGGCCTCGACGCAGTCGGGTACGTCAACCGCGCGCAGCTCTGGTACCTGCTCAAGGACGAGCCCATTGCGGCGGTCTACACGAGCGGCCTGCGGCGGACCATCCTCACCGCGGAGCTGGTCGCGCGGCAGCACAAGCTGCCGATTCAGCCGCGCCCGGTGCTCAACGAGATCGATACCGGTCTCCTCCTCGGGATGTGCTACGCGCAGATCAACCCCTGGGAGATGCACGCGGGGGACGAGAAGTGCGAGGTCCCGGCGCGCGGAAGCCGCCCCGAGGAGACGTTGAAGTGGCTCCGTCCGCTCGTGAAGGACCTGCGGGGACACCGCCTGGATGGCAAGGCGCCCCTCGGGGAGAGCTACCTGGACATGGCCGTGCGCACGCAGAAGTTCGTGGACGAGCTGCGCGCGGGGTGGCAGAGCCGTCCCGTGCTCGTCGTGGGGCACGGCGTGGTGAACCGCATCCTGCTCCACCAGCTCCTCGGCTGGCCGCTCGCGAACGTCTCGAAGATCCGGCAGGAGAACGATCAGGTCTACAAGATCGAAGGAGCCGACACGGCGAGCCCGACGGTGTCGCTCTTCACGCCGGGGTTCGGCTGGCGACGCTGCACGCCGCCGTCGCAGGTGGGGCAGAAGCAGCTCGACTGCAACCCGGGGCCTGCCAAGGCGGAGTCGCCACGCCCCGCGCCTGCCCCGGCCACCGCGCCTGCGCCGAGCGCGCCCGCTCCGGCCCCTGCGGCTCCCGGCACGGCGACGCCGTAG